The following coding sequences lie in one Heyndrickxia oleronia genomic window:
- a CDS encoding alpha/beta fold hydrolase produces the protein MFVTFLFDQQWCMLHYPKRPNGFAVLILGDQQHYVHENSSVWIENTGRAKMIDQLLEAGYTVFYSNLFGKNWGNRQAVDHAYNLYQIIMRKEILNKKIHIFAEGMGALIAAQLILLMENNIRSIVLFSPCISLDDHLQQEKDRKFYYKKLMKEIEIAHNENKVNLNMKETYEKLMQPLCFIQVVDQNLYKDQQSIIHAIIQTRKQHKRQVNNHFILQENREYITKKMIKFLQENERII, from the coding sequence ATGTTTGTCACATTTTTGTTTGATCAACAATGGTGTATGTTACATTATCCCAAAAGACCTAATGGATTTGCTGTACTTATATTAGGGGATCAACAGCACTACGTTCATGAAAATTCAAGCGTCTGGATCGAAAATACAGGACGAGCAAAAATGATTGATCAGTTACTAGAAGCGGGTTACACCGTTTTTTATTCTAATTTATTTGGGAAAAACTGGGGGAATCGTCAGGCGGTCGATCACGCATATAATCTTTACCAAATTATTATGAGAAAAGAAATATTGAATAAAAAAATTCATATATTTGCAGAAGGGATGGGAGCCCTTATTGCAGCCCAACTGATTTTATTAATGGAGAATAATATTCGTTCTATCGTCTTATTTTCACCATGCATTTCACTTGATGATCATTTGCAGCAAGAAAAGGACAGAAAATTTTATTATAAGAAATTAATGAAGGAAATCGAAATTGCTCATAATGAGAATAAAGTCAACTTAAATATGAAGGAAACCTATGAAAAATTAATGCAACCACTATGTTTTATACAAGTTGTCGATCAAAATTTATATAAGGATCAACAAAGTATTATTCATGCTATTATTCAAACTCGTAAACAACATAAAAGACAAGTAAATAATCATTTTATATTGCAAGAAAATCGCGAATATATTACTAAAAAAATGATTAAATTCCTACAAGAAAATGAGCGTATTATATAA
- a CDS encoding YjzD family protein, translated as MKFIATLFWTFILVQVLGYVASSMTNTEYSIQTISIIGVIATVLIAILAAAIPKPEVETH; from the coding sequence TTGAAATTTATCGCTACTCTTTTTTGGACTTTTATTCTTGTGCAAGTATTAGGTTATGTTGCAAGTTCAATGACGAATACAGAGTATAGTATTCAAACGATCTCCATTATCGGCGTTATTGCAACTGTTTTAATTGCGATTTTAGCAGCAGCTATTCCGAAACCAGAAGTGGAAACTCATTAA
- the clpB gene encoding ATP-dependent chaperone ClpB, whose product MDIQKFTFTVQEAIASAQQLSIEYQNPEIDIVHLWSALIEKPDSLLTSIYHRVGLDTNEIKEKLNQMMTKKPQVTGSNQNPYISTQLANLLNEAEKEAKKFEDEYISVEHLILALMKLQSNEIVEYLRKHHITSDLLKEEIMKIRGNQRVTTQNPEATYETLKKYGRDLVAAVKEGKIDPVIGRDSEIRNVIRILSRKTKNNPVLIGEPGVGKTAIVEGLAQRIVRKDVPEGLKDKTIFSLDMGALIAGAKFRGEFEERLKAVLQEIKKSDGQILLFIDELHTIVGAGKTDGAMDAGNMLKPMLARGELHCIGATTLDEYRKYIEKDPALERRFQQVLVEEPTVEDTISILRGLKERFEVHHGVNIHDRALVAATTLSNRYITDRFLPDKAIDLVDEACATIRVEIDSMPSELDEVTRRVMQLEIEEAALKKESDEASKERLELLQKDLADLKEKADEMKAKWQAEKQELQVIQEKREQLEKLRRQLEEAENNYDLNKAAELRHGKIPALEKELKNIEQSMSADQKENKLLREEVTEEEIAEIVGRWTGIPVTKLVEGEREKLLRLEQILHERVIGQDEAVKLVSDSVLRARAGIKDPNRPIGSFIFLGPTGVGKTELAKALAQTLFDSEEHMIRIDMSEYMEKHTVSRLIGAPPGYVGYEEGGQLTEAVRRKPYSVILLDEIEKAHPEVFNVLLQILDDGRVTDSQGRLVDFKNTVIIMTSNIGSVFLLERNNIAEEISEETKEKVLSQLRASFRPEFLNRVDDIILFKPLSIENVKGIVTKLIQQLQSRLSGQYIHLTITNEALSRIAESAYDPVYGARPLKRYIQHHVETKLAREIIAGNIHPQSTVVISVENGELIVTIEK is encoded by the coding sequence ATGGACATTCAAAAATTCACATTTACAGTTCAGGAAGCCATTGCTTCCGCACAGCAATTAAGTATCGAGTACCAAAATCCAGAAATTGATATTGTTCATTTATGGAGCGCATTAATCGAAAAGCCGGATAGTCTCCTAACCAGTATCTATCATCGAGTCGGTCTTGATACAAACGAAATTAAAGAAAAACTGAATCAAATGATGACGAAAAAGCCTCAAGTCACTGGAAGCAATCAAAACCCATACATATCGACTCAATTAGCGAATTTATTGAATGAGGCTGAAAAGGAAGCTAAGAAATTTGAAGATGAATATATTTCAGTAGAGCATCTTATTCTTGCCCTAATGAAACTTCAATCAAACGAAATCGTAGAATATTTAAGAAAACATCATATCACGAGTGATTTACTAAAGGAAGAAATCATGAAAATAAGGGGGAATCAACGCGTGACTACACAAAACCCTGAAGCGACATATGAAACATTAAAAAAATATGGTCGGGATTTAGTTGCTGCCGTTAAAGAAGGAAAGATAGATCCCGTTATTGGACGAGATAGTGAAATTCGGAATGTGATCCGTATTCTCTCGCGAAAAACAAAAAATAATCCTGTATTGATTGGTGAACCCGGTGTGGGGAAAACAGCCATTGTAGAAGGATTAGCGCAGAGAATTGTAAGGAAGGATGTTCCCGAAGGATTAAAGGATAAAACCATCTTTTCCCTAGATATGGGAGCGTTAATCGCAGGTGCGAAATTTCGTGGAGAATTTGAAGAAAGATTAAAAGCCGTACTTCAGGAAATAAAAAAGAGTGATGGACAAATATTACTGTTTATAGATGAGCTTCATACCATTGTGGGGGCTGGTAAAACAGATGGGGCAATGGATGCTGGCAATATGCTCAAACCGATGCTTGCAAGAGGAGAACTACATTGCATTGGTGCGACAACCTTAGATGAATATCGAAAATATATTGAAAAGGACCCCGCTTTAGAACGACGTTTTCAACAAGTCTTAGTAGAAGAACCAACCGTCGAGGATACGATTTCGATTTTACGAGGTTTAAAAGAGAGATTTGAAGTTCACCATGGCGTCAATATTCATGATCGAGCCCTTGTTGCAGCGACAACTTTATCCAATCGCTATATTACTGACCGTTTTTTACCTGATAAAGCCATTGACTTAGTAGATGAAGCTTGTGCGACGATTCGCGTTGAAATTGATTCTATGCCAAGTGAATTAGATGAAGTAACGCGACGAGTAATGCAATTAGAAATTGAAGAGGCAGCCCTGAAAAAGGAATCGGACGAGGCGAGTAAAGAACGGTTGGAGTTATTACAAAAGGATTTGGCGGATTTAAAGGAAAAAGCCGATGAAATGAAAGCAAAATGGCAGGCTGAAAAGCAAGAATTACAGGTTATACAAGAGAAACGAGAACAGTTAGAAAAACTAAGAAGGCAGCTTGAAGAGGCAGAAAATAATTATGATTTGAATAAAGCAGCAGAGCTAAGACATGGTAAAATTCCTGCACTTGAAAAGGAATTGAAAAATATCGAACAATCGATGTCTGCAGATCAGAAGGAAAATAAATTATTGCGTGAAGAAGTAACAGAAGAAGAAATTGCTGAGATTGTTGGTAGATGGACAGGAATCCCCGTAACAAAACTTGTGGAGGGTGAACGGGAAAAGTTATTAAGACTAGAACAAATCCTTCATGAACGAGTGATAGGCCAAGATGAAGCAGTAAAATTAGTGAGTGATTCAGTATTACGAGCAAGAGCTGGTATTAAAGATCCTAACCGACCGATTGGCTCATTTATTTTTCTTGGACCAACGGGGGTAGGAAAAACCGAGCTTGCTAAGGCATTAGCTCAAACTTTATTTGATAGTGAAGAACATATGATTCGAATTGATATGTCCGAGTATATGGAAAAGCATACTGTTTCTAGATTAATTGGAGCACCGCCTGGTTATGTAGGCTATGAAGAAGGTGGTCAATTAACAGAAGCTGTAAGAAGAAAACCATACTCTGTAATATTATTAGATGAAATAGAAAAGGCTCATCCTGAAGTATTTAATGTGTTATTACAAATTCTTGATGATGGACGTGTGACTGATTCCCAAGGAAGATTAGTTGATTTTAAAAATACAGTTATCATTATGACCTCTAATATTGGCTCAGTCTTCTTGTTAGAGCGTAACAATATCGCAGAAGAAATTTCAGAGGAAACGAAGGAAAAGGTATTAAGTCAACTCCGAGCATCCTTTAGACCAGAGTTTTTAAACAGAGTGGATGACATTATTCTATTTAAGCCATTGTCCATTGAGAATGTAAAAGGTATTGTCACTAAATTGATTCAGCAACTCCAATCTAGGTTAAGTGGTCAATATATTCATTTAACTATTACAAATGAAGCTTTAAGTAGAATCGCAGAATCAGCTTATGATCCTGTTTATGGAGCAAGACCGTTAAAGCGGTATATACAGCATCATGTAGAAACAAAACTAGCAAGGGAAATTATTGCAGGAAATATACATCCACAAAGTACTGTCGTAATTTCAGTGGAGAACGGTGAACTAATAGTAACAATCGAAAAATAA
- a CDS encoding YjzC family protein, whose amino-acid sequence MGQSHRFRSGDKAPNNGIYVEIGETGSPVVNPKQVKLKAGDHFPESSNHNRQWTYKRKP is encoded by the coding sequence ATGGGACAAAGTCATCGTTTTAGATCAGGAGATAAAGCTCCGAACAACGGTATTTATGTTGAAATTGGAGAGACTGGAAGTCCAGTTGTCAATCCAAAGCAAGTAAAGTTAAAAGCTGGGGATCATTTTCCGGAATCTTCAAATCATAATCGTCAATGGACATATAAACGCAAACCTTAA
- a CDS encoding metal-sulfur cluster assembly factor, translating to MDADLKESILGALEQVIDPELGIDIVNLGLVYDIEMTDEGKAIVTMTLTAMGCPLAGIIVDQVQLALKDLPEVKDTEVNIVWNPPWSKERMSRYAKIALGIPD from the coding sequence ATGGATGCGGATTTAAAAGAAAGTATTCTTGGTGCGCTTGAGCAAGTAATCGATCCAGAACTAGGGATTGACATTGTAAACTTAGGACTTGTTTATGATATAGAAATGACTGATGAAGGGAAAGCGATTGTTACAATGACTTTGACCGCAATGGGTTGCCCACTTGCTGGCATAATCGTGGACCAAGTTCAGTTAGCATTAAAAGATCTTCCTGAAGTGAAGGATACAGAAGTAAATATTGTATGGAATCCACCTTGGTCAAAAGAACGCATGTCTCGCTATGCAAAAATTGCCTTAGGTATTCCAGATTAA